The Acipenser ruthenus chromosome 45, fAciRut3.2 maternal haplotype, whole genome shotgun sequence sequence AAAGAGTAAATACCTACAAACAGTTTCATACTTTCATAATATTTGCAGTCGCTATGAGTGGTTCTGAATTCTGATCCACCAATACTAACGCAATGCTTCTGCGGAATGCTGCCTGACTCAAAGGCATTTGGTTTTCTTCTTTTGCTAAAGTAACTGCACTAGTTGCTCTTACGATTCATATGAACACTTGTATACATTCTTACACAAGACCACAGGTGTACTCTCCCACACACAAGTCTGCTCAGACTGGCTGTGACAGTGTCCCCTGCTGCCTCACTGCAGGCTGATCTTGGCTGCCTCTGCCTTGATGAGAGCAATGAGCTCCTGGTTGATCAGGAAGACAAAGCGAAGGCCAGCGATCTGAGAGAGAGGAAGACAGCAGTTCAGTGAGTCTGAACTTAAAATCAATCGCTGTTACGGGTTTGTCAAAATGCCAGCagcatcttatcctgtgtacagaggTCACACCCTGTACAGAACAAACCAATAAACAAGTCTGAATGACCTAGGTTAGTACTAATCTTTAGCAAAGCTAACATTAGTCCAAGATTTACGTCAGTCTCATGTTAAAAAGTGTGATTTGGGGCATCTTAAAAGGGTGGCAAATACAAAAAAGCATGACTGAAATGCTGCCCATTTGTatttctcccctctcctctcctctctcacctccaCCACACTGTTGTTATTCAGTTTCCACTTGTTTCCAGACAGCACTGGTCTGCCGTCGATGTAGATCGGTCTCCGGCCCTCGTTAGCGATGAAGAAATCCCCGTTGTTCTTCAGCTTAATGATTCCTGGAGACGAATCAAAACACAGGAGCCGTGAGGAAGGAGCGCGGAGATCCACGTTATTACTTATTGAAAGCCTGAAAAGACTCGTTAGTAACTATATAAATCACTCAGGGTCACAGGGGGATACATTTAGGGTTACAAGTGTCGCTTAATATTACCTCAAACTGCTCCATCAGCAGTGATGTAGGGCACAAAGGTCTGGAAGATGAGAATGCTGCCCACATTCatgcaaaactgaaatatttcctatggaagttgtttcaccttaaATGGAATTACCACAGGGTTGCAGAAATGAACTGGTCTGGTGCCACGTTcatatcccccccacccccaagtgTATTGAATCCTGGGAAGACCCCACTTTGAATCAATTTTTAataccatctttaaacaatataatcTTTTATTATGTATCTCAATGCTAAACAACATATTGAAGACAATTGGCAATAGACGGAACTATAAAACACGAAATGGagtaatactgaaataaactTCATTCATGAATCATTTCATTAGCTGGAATCTCTTTAAACTCCTTGCACTGTTTGTAAGACAGTCCCAAGTATACCTGActgcacccccccacccccccatccccGATCGCTCGCAGTACCTTGTTTTCGGGAGATCTTCCAGGCCGGTCCCTCCAGAGACAGGTCCACATCTATCTGCCTGTCCTTAGTGGCTCGACCCAGAGTGATCTGCAGGAGAGAGGCAGGGCGTCCATTCAGACACAGCAACAGGTTAGATCAGGGCGTCCATTCAGACACAGCAACGGGTTAGATCAGGGCGTCCATTTAGACACAGCAACAGGTTAGATCAGGGCGTCCATTCAGACACAGCAACAGGTTAGATCAGGGCGTCCATTCAGACACAGCAACGGGTTAGATCAGGGGGTCCATTCAGACACAGCAACGGGTTAGATCAGGGCGTCCATTCAGACACAGCAACAAGTTAGATCATTACTATGTGAAAATCACCGAACTGTAGAGGGTGTATTTCTGTCTGCAAAATGACAGGGAGAAAGTCGCACTGAACAGGAGTTAGGACATGATAAATAATGGTTAAAGCTCCAATCGATCTGTATTTTTCATCATCACACGCCCCTTAATGAGGTGTTCAGTGCTCGGGTGGCGATGGGGGTGGAGCGTGCAGTGTGCCGTCACGTCTCGATGTGTAATTGGTTACCTCTCGTGACCTCATCAGGTAGCGCACCATCCTCCCTCGCAGCGCTGCCAGCGTCTGATTGTCGAAGTCCGGGGAGCTCATCCCTAAAAACAAGACCACAGCCGTCTGTCTTACTGAACATCTTAGTAGCAGTGACTGTCTTCAAATGCATGCAATCCATTTGCATTTGCAAATCTGGCCCAGTAGTATCCATTTACCATTAATATATTTTACTAGAAACACACACATGGTTTACTGTCAAACACTGCTtcggaactacaaattaaaaaaattaatacaatcaTATCTTAGATCGTCAAAACAGCTTCAATTGAAAATTCACCTTCCTTAAACGGCATTCCAGTCAGCATGGAAGAGGTCAAGGAGTCCGACTGGTCACTGGCTCAATGTTACAGTTTAATGATTATTAGTAAGGCACTAAATCAAACATACTAAAGCATCACTGATTCACTTACAGCCTTTCTTAGCAGATTTTGGCTCACCTGTGATGCTGTCCACCAGCACCTGCCAGCgtggcagctcctgctccagCTGCCTGATCTCCCTCTTCTGGTGTCGATCTGCGATCATCAGCTCTGGAAGGGAAGAGGTTAGAGTAAGGAGCGGGGTTCTGAAATATAACGTCACGCGTCCctcgtgctgctacaactgtttaaatatatcgTCACGCGTCCcccgtgctgctacaactgtttaaataatgtacctgtcatttcttttcattttttaaatttagtaatcggAAAttgattttactgcatttttttctcccaatttgaaatgtccgaTTGtagttttttaggctcagctcaccggtACCACCCCTGCGTAGACTCAGGAGCAGCAAAGACAAGCACATGCTGTCCTCAGAAGCGTGTGTCATCAGCCggctgcttcttttcactctgcaggcccgccatgcaaccAACCCAGAGctatagcgtcggaggaccacgcagctctgggcagcttacaggcaagcccgcaggcgcccggccagtctgcAGGTgtcgttggtgcgcggtgagccgaggacaccctggccgaccaatGTCAGACGAGGACGTTTCACCACTGAGCTTCCATCATTAAGATTGCAAACAGACAGGCTGCCTTACCGTGCTCCAGGACTTCATCCCTGGTGTCCCTGCACAAAGGAAAACAGAGCGGTTATTCCAGCGACGACTCGGACATGGAAACACTCACCTCAGAACAGGGTGGATCGGAACTCACTTGAGTTTGGTGTCGTCCACCAGCTGCTCTGCGTCTGAGAAGTTGAGGACCTGGTCTCCTCTGGGCAGCGGCTGGACTGGAAACACAGCAAGAGCCAGTTAGTCCaggtgcaatcagcaaccaaTTTCACACTCGTATACCAGAGAGGTAACAATCAACTATAAAATCAAAGCATTGCTTCAAATGCAAAAGGCATACGTGTAGACTCTCCACGTCTTAAAACACAGCACATTACACACAGCAGTAGAATATATCCAAATTATAGTTAAAAGCAAGAAGAGATGTTTTCAGTAGATTCTGCCTTTTCTCATCTCAGGACAAATCCAGCGCTTTAGTCCAGAACGTGTAACGTGTGTCTGGGTAGCTCGCTGTGTGAGGCTCCACACagggagcagggagattaatcgATCAGTCAATGGTTTAATTGAGGCTTGTAAGATAAAAGCCATGGCGATCAATAATCGATTCAAATCACAATGCATTATCATTCAGAACAAAATCCTTCCTTCATCCAAcgaaataaatagtaaaaaatacctctcttttttttttttacacctttttgattgatttatttattataaagttGTATTCGTCCAAACAATAAAAacgtttgtaattattattttccaaaaGTTGTTGAaatatattcttatttttttcacgtaaaataatttcaaattaaGATGAAAACTATATACAGCCACATTTGTTAAGTGGCAATAATATATCAAGGTGAATTGCAGCATTTTGCATTGAAAAGCTATGAGGGTGTCAATACCTATATATAAGCACTCACAATAAAACCAGGGAGCTCTTGGAACTTGCATAGGAAGTCCacattgtgttaaataaaacaccTTTATACGGCATTCTAGAATCACTGAAAGAAACTAAATTTAGCACTGCTGCGTGTTTTATAGTTATAGATAGAATCTCAACAGTATTTTTTCTAACTTGTCTTCAGTGTGTAACATGTTTGCTGGATTCGATGGAGAGCCAGTCTGGATTCCGAGCCTGCGTTGGGGAGCAGGTGGAGCGGACTCACCGGCCTGGTCCTCCAGCAGGTAGTACTGTTTGAGGAGCTGCCAGTGCACCTGCAGGCTCCGGGCTGTGCGGGATGGGTAGAACACGCCTGGGTGTTTGTTCAGCAGCTCCTGGAACACATCCAGCTTGGGCTGGCTGGTCTGAAACACACAGGGGAACAGGGAGAGCGGTCAGCACCAGCAAGGAGGAACAGGGAGAGAGCGGTGAGCACCAGCAAGGAGGAACAGGGAGAGCGGTCAGGACCAGCAAGGAGGAACAGGGAGAGAGCGGTCAGCACCAGCAAGGAGGAACAGGGAGAGAGCGGTCAGCACCAGCAAGGAGGTGCAACAGATTTGCAAACTGATAGACGCTCCCCCCACAGTGACCCTTAATTGGATTACACATGCCAGGCCTTTTCATATACAGTTAATTTCCAAATTACTACTCTAAAAAAAACTAACTGAGAACTTTGTTCACGTTGCAGTGAACCTAATTTGGCCAGTTCCACATTTGATGATTTAGTTTTCACGGTGCACTGTTAGTGCCggtcacactgcggactcaccgagCCAATCTTGGACAGCAGCGCCTCCTCTGGCCTGCTGAATAAAGCCTTGCTCTGAATGGCAGCGATGGCCTCCGGGTGCAGCTGGCGCATTGCCTGCCACGCCAACCTGGAGAGAGGGTCgaggaaaaaaaaagagtagAGAAGGAGAGGAATGGGATAGGATGGTTAGCAAACTAGTCTGGAGCATTCAAAAATGTGCAGCAAAACAAAGTCGGAAAAGATTATGTGTAGAAAACGACAGTTACAGCAACTACAGTGGTGTGTATGCATTGTAATGTCAGCTTGGTACATTAGCCATGCAGTGTAAACAGTGACACCTATGTGGCAATCAAGGTGAACTGCAGCATTTTGCATTGAAAAGACATGAGGGTGTAAATGCTATTGGGCACCGCAGTGTGTATATAAACAGGAGGAGGTCCCacattgtgtttaaatgtaaccTCTTACTTGGAGATGACAGGGTCGTACAGCAGGGCGTACCAGCGCTCCTGCACCTCTCGCAGAGTGAACCTGCAGCTGAACTTCACTCCCAGGTGAACTGCAGTCAGGTCTGTGGtctgaaacacagcacacacacttcAGCTATTttcttcgaaggaattggaattgatattttaaaaacagaattcttgtgattgttcaactgctttaaGTCGATTTAAATTGATCAATTTAAatgatttgttgccactgtgagaagctcattttaacagaatactgctcatTGCAATCTTGATCAGtggtgtgttggaattgattgaaaGGGAATTTGAATTGACCTCAACCCTGATGATTGATCCCTGGAGACCTCTTCCAGCCCCTTGTGCAGTCTGTgccatgtcaaggctgtgatcagggggCACGGTGGCCCTACCTGACATCAGGTCCTACGATGGTGTTCAGTGTGTGTAGGAGTTGCTCACCTGTAGCACTGCGTTAATGAGGAGCAGGTCGTCAGTGGGCTTCCACCTGCCCAGGTCTTTAGTGATCTGCAGGGGCTGCTTGCTCTTCTTCACTCTCTTGGTGATGGTGGGAAGGGTGGTGACTGTGGCCAGAGGGGGCGCTGGTGTGCTGTTAGATTTCGACACCTATGAGAGGCAATTTTAGGTTTGCAGAGGCCACAGATAACACAAAATAACTGTTCTAACTAAATGTCTCAATCATTATGTCTTTTCAAGGTCTCCCTTAGGAATCGTcttgtctgtgttctgtgttgtcaTGGTGACCGGTCCGGTTTCTAGAACCAGTTAGATACTCATGTCACTGAAGTTAATGTACAAATGTCAGATTTGGATGAGTGGTTCTGAAGATAGAAGTCCCCAATTGCAAAGGCAAATAAAACCATTTGCAATGTACACTGTTACAAGGACAGGGGTCTGCACGATGGGAATTTTGCCAACAAGTGATGgccaaaaaaaatgtttacaatgGAAGTTTAACGGAACTaccatatatatacacatcaggGCTAGAAGTGAactttaaggcagtagtgaggatttgctacctgcctggaaagcagggagcaaaatggtcttattctgTAGTGCTTGATTTGACTGTATGTGCTGGGTTGTTTGTACAACTGTTGCCAGGGAGAGTAGGAAAGGTTTTACCTTCTTTTTCTCATTGGACGAGGGCTCGCTCCCGGAGTAGCGGGCTGGTTCAATCACAGGCGGCCCTTTGACCCGGGTGGAGGATTTGGCCAGGCTGCTCTCCACCAGCTCATCATCAAACTTCTTGCGCTTTATAGACCTGTGAGAAAACGAGTGAGAGGCGACTGCACCCGGATCCATCTGGGAAGCTCAGACTCATCTCTTAATAAGCACTGCAGCCTGGGAAGCTCAGACTCATCTCTTAATAAGTACTGCAGTCTGGGAAGCTCAGCCTCATCTCTTAATAAGCACTGCAGTCTGGGAAGCTCAGACTCATCTCTTAATAAGCACTGCAGCCTGGGAAGCTCAGACTCATCTCTTAATAAGCACTGCAGTCTGGGAAGCTCAGACTCATCTCTTAATAAGCACTGCAGTCTGGGAAGCTCAGACTCATCTCTTAATAAGCACTGCAGTCTGGGAAGCTCAGACTCATCTCTGAATAAGCACTGCAGTCTGGGAAGCTCAGACTCATCTCTTAATAAGCACTGCAGTCTGGGAAGCTCAGACTCATCTCTTAATAAGCACTGCAGTCTGGGAAGCTCAGACTCATCTCTTAATAAGCACTGCAGTCTGGGAAGCTCAGACTCATCTCTTAATAAGCACTGCAGTCTGGGAAGCTCAGACTCATCTCTTAATAAGCACTGCAGTCTGGGAAGCTCAGACTCATCTCTTAATAAGCACTGCAGTCTGGGAAGCTCAGCCTCATCTCTTAATAAGCACTGCAGTCTGGGAAGCTCAGCCTCATCTGGGTTCATTTCGGTACAATAATGTTTTTCCAGTCTTTTCAAATCTACTACATTAAGTGCCAATCAatgataacaagcaggccagctCCTTATCAACATTGATTCGACTCGGATTCTTTATTGAAACTTCATGAAAGCTGTGCACCGGGTTGCAGGGGCTTTGATCCTCAATGCCATCACTCTCAATGTATTCTGTGCTTCTGATCAGCAGCGGACCTAATGTGACCGGAGATTTCCAAGCTGAAGAAAATCGaatgaaacgggtgtcaatcatGCCTGACGCTTTCCTATTGGTGGATACCAGTATCTCTGCCCCATCacagctcagctggtcagaaaccaCTCAAACTGAAAGTGGCTAAACCTGCTGTATAATTAACATGGTGCTCCAATGAACAACTCCAGTCAAACACCTACTTGTCACCTGATGTTTAAACGTACTGGTGAACTGATAAGGTCACCACGTTTGCTGAGTGAAGTGATATTACAGGCTCCACAGTACAAGTAGTATTATAGGTTATACATGTCAGGGATGGCAGCCGAGTAAGAAATGAATCAATCAGTGCGAGTTGTGCAAGTGTGTGCTGCATAGTGCAGGTCTGTGTGTGAGTTTAGCTCCGTACCTGGAGGAGCTGCGTCTCTTGGGCACCCCCCCGCTGAAGACCTGTGCCGCTGTTCTCTTGATGCCCTTCCCCCCCGCTGGCTCCTCATCCTCTGAGCGAGAATGCACAGCAGCGCCCCCTATAGTCAAATGCAGGCCGGATGCACCCTGAacatctagagagagagagagagaggagggggtcaaACACACAGCCGCGAGAACAAAATGTAAAACAGGGCCCCCTAGAGGTCAACTTACACCTATCAGAACTCGAAAGATTGCACACGCAATTCTGAGGAGGGTAGTGGGAATGCTACTGAAGCTTAAGGGTACTTCCTATTCCATGGTTTCTGGAATCGCACGATCACGTGATTCAAAGAGGCACTCTGATTGGA is a genomic window containing:
- the LOC117967048 gene encoding microspherule protein 1-like — translated: MDIDVQGASGLHLTIGGAAVHSRSEDEEPAGGKGIKRTAAQVFSGGVPKRRSSSRSIKRKKFDDELVESSLAKSSTRVKGPPVIEPARYSGSEPSSNEKKKVSKSNSTPAPPLATVTTLPTITKRVKKSKQPLQITKDLGRWKPTDDLLLINAVLQTTDLTAVHLGVKFSCRFTLREVQERWYALLYDPVISKLAWQAMRQLHPEAIAAIQSKALFSRPEEALLSKIGSTSQPKLDVFQELLNKHPGVFYPSRTARSLQVHWQLLKQYYLLEDQAVQPLPRGDQVLNFSDAEQLVDDTKLKDTRDEVLEHELMIADRHQKREIRQLEQELPRWQVLVDSITGMSSPDFDNQTLAALRGRMVRYLMRSREITLGRATKDRQIDVDLSLEGPAWKISRKQGIIKLKNNGDFFIANEGRRPIYIDGRPVLSGNKWKLNNNSVVEIAGLRFVFLINQELIALIKAEAAKISLQ